The Amblyomma americanum isolate KBUSLIRL-KWMA chromosome 3, ASM5285725v1, whole genome shotgun sequence genome window below encodes:
- the LOC144124363 gene encoding uncharacterized protein LOC144124363, producing MPLWAFAMAWGQVAPTGAQWSPMTPPTQSVSPASTTTSTAALLGQESGGSLSSPQSTLSDRLKDSLTHQVVCVGLSMVVTAVLGSVLTLLALSLAMDPAEVTGATYSPGNSPGIKVPNGGVDVTHTTSATRATNVPTTITATTATTVPDTVERQAKVFTRGKLYYRSAYLDEAGGYLFIGAMDQLFKLRLEDISQEPVTLGPDVDCRNHIREVHPIRNGSTLYVCGTNSRNPTDWQLQIYGGLTVPRAGD from the exons atgcccttgtgggcctttgcGATGGCGTGGGGACAAGTAGCGCCCACGGGTGCCCAATGGTCGCCCATGACGCCGCCCACGCAGTCAGTCTCACCAGCAAGCACCACCACGAGTACAGCAGCACTGCTCGGGCAGGAATCGGGGGGCTCGCTGTCTTCGCCGCAGTCCACACTGAGCGATCGACTCAAGGACAGCCTCACCCATCAGGTGGTCTGCGTGGGGCTCTCCATGGTGGTGACGGCCGTTCTGGGCTCTGTGCTCACGCTGCTAGCCCTGTCGCTGGCTATGGACCCGGCCGAGGTCACCGGGGCCACTTATTCTCCAGGGAACTCACCTGGCATCAAAGTTCCGAATGGAGGAGTTGATGTCACTCACACCACCAGTGCCACCAGAGCCACCAATGTCCCCACCACCATCACCGCTACCACTGCCACCACTG TACCTGACACAGTGGAGCGTCAGGCCAAGGTGTTCACCCGAGGGAAGCTCTACTACCGCTCGGCTTACCTGGACGAGGCCGGAGGGTACCTGTTCATCGGAGCCAT GGACCAGTTGTTCAAGCTCCGGCTTGAAGACATAAGTCAGGAGCCTGTCACG TTGGGCCCGGACGTGGACTGTCGCAACCACATCCGCGAGGTCCATCCGATCAGGAACGGCAGCACACTCTACGTCTGCGGCACAAACTCCAGGAATCCGACCGACTGGCAATTGCAA ATATACGGAGGCCTCACCGTGCCAAGAGCGGGCGATTGA